In the genome of Natronorubrum daqingense, the window CGGGCCTCGAGACGAAGTTCGTGTGAAATTAGACGAGCGACTCGAGAAGCGAGCACTTTCGGCAAATCTCTCGCGTCGTGGTCGACCCGCACTCGGCACAGTTTCGCAAATCAGCGCCGTCCTCGCCGCTGAATTCCTCAGAGGTGATCGCACCGAGTTCTTCGTAGCCCGAGAGAATCGAGTGGCGGGTCCCGGGGTGATTCTCCTCGAGATCGTAGAGTAACTGCTGTATCTCGCCGCGGTAGGCTTCGCTCGAGTGGGGACACTCGGTAATGTGGGCGGGAAGGTCGTTGACGTGGGCGTACAAGGCGACTTCCTTCTCGGGAACGTCGCGCAACGGTTTGGCCCGCGGGACGAACTCGTCCTGTTCGTCGCGTTCTGAGAGGGGACCGAGGCTCGCGTCGAAGTGTTTCGCGACCTGCTCGACATCTCCTTCGAGGAAGTTCATCAGGGCGGTCTGGGCCTCGTCGTCTAGATTGTGCCCGGTCAACAGCAAGTCGGCCTCAAGTTCGTCGGCGTAGCGAGAGAGCACGTCTCGCCGGAAGACGCCACAGTAGGCACAGGCGGCCATGTTTTCGGGGTCGTCTTCAACCACGTCGTCCATCTGAATACCAAATTCCTCTTCGTAGCTGACGACTTCGTGGGGAATCTCGAGGTCTTCGGTGAGATCGACACAGGCTTCGAGGCTCTTATCGCGATAGCCCTCGATACCCTCGTGAATCGTCAACCCGACGAGTTCGATGCGGGGGTCGTCGGCGAACGTCTCGGAGAGGATCTGCGTGAGGACGACGCTGTCCTTGCCACCGGAGAGGCCGATTACCCACGTCTGGGGGTTCTCCGGCGTCGCCTCGTGAGGGACGAGGTCGTCTCGGCGGACCCGTCTTCGCACCCGCTTTTCGACCGACTCGCGAAAGTGATCGGTACAGAGGTGTGCCCCGGAGTACGCCGCGTGCATGATCGCGTCCTCCCCACACCGGTTGCAGTCCATCGGGGGGACGTTACCGACGGATGCGTATGTCCGTTTCGTCTCGAGAACTCGCGCGAACGTGAAATCGTCTTAGGCGGTCACGTGAGCCTGCTCGTCCGTGTCGTCGGACTCCTCGACGACCGCGGCACCGTCCTCGAGTGCGGCGAGGAGGGTGTCGATGTGTCGCTCGCGACTCGCGGAGGAGAAGAGTTCGTGGCCGCCGTCGTAGAGGACGACGTGCTCGGCGGGAACGCGAGTTCCAATCGGTCGCAGACTGACGACGGGGTCGCGAAGCGAGCAGAAGACGACGGCGTCGTGATCGATCGTCAGCAGATCCTGCTGGGCGAGACGGGTCTCTCGGACGAATGCGGGCGAGACCCAAGACGGCGTCGTTGCGATTTGGTGGTCGGTCGCGAGTTCGCCGAGTGCCTCCCGATCCATCTCGTCGACCGGTAGACACGGCAACGTCGTCGGGACCTTCGAGACGGCCTCGAGTACCGGTTCTGGGTAGGCGTCGCTGTAGCCCCACCACGGGCTGAGATAGACGTGGTTTTCCGCGCCGTCTAAGGCCTGAGCGACGAGTGCGCCCGCGCTGTGGCCGAGGAGCTGGTACTCCTCGTCGAACTCGACGACGTACTCGGCGATCGGCTCGAGCCAGTCGGCTTTGAAGTCGCCGATGTTCGTCGGGAGTTCGAACGCGTGGACCCGGTAGCCGGCGTCAGTCAGCTTTCCGATGAGCCAACTCACGTTCTCGTGGGTCCAGCGGTTGCCCCAGCCCATGACGAACACGAGTTCCGACTCGCCGTCTTCGTTGAAGATCCGGTGTCTCATACGATTCCCTTCGCAACGAACCGATAAAAAAGGTGCTCTCCTGACACGAGGGCGCGTCGGTCGAGAACTCGAGTGCGCACCGAACTCGTGAGTGCGGGCCGACCGACAACACGTCGAGAACAGTACCCCGACTCAACAGTCGGCACTCGAGGCCTAGTAGCGAGTCGAACCGAGCAGTGGCGAGTCTGTCGGAGTACGACCCACTGCGAGCAGTTTGGTCAGTAGATACGACACCCTCGATGGATTGTCAGACGATGTCATACATTCGCCGTTCGACTGGGCGGGGAAGAAACCGTTTTGCGACTCGAGGTCCGAGTTTCGTCAATGACTGGCTTTACCCGCCACGACGCGGTCGACCGTCTCGAGACGCTGGTCGACACGGTCGAAGACGAGCGGATGCCGGTTCCAGTGCGAGAGGTCTGGGCCGTCGGCGACGTTGCACTCGGACTCGACCCCGTCGAGCGCCTCGACGTCTACCTGACGAAGGATATCCTGTTGCGCGACGAGAGTGCGGCCGACGATGTCCTCGAGTCTGCGTCACCCCCGAAGGCTAACAGTGTCGAGGGCGTCGGGAAGTCGGTACGTGCTGACTGGGCCGCCGAGCACCCCGAGTACCTCCGGGCGAACGCGAACGGCCACGCTGCACCGGAGCAGTGTCTGGCGGCGCACCTACTCGAGGACGAGGAGCCGATTCACCTCGAGGTCTGCAACGCTTCGTTCGAGGACAACGTCACTCAGCGCCTGCGCGGGGCGAAGCTACGCGAGGACTATACCCAACTCCTCGACCCGCGCGGCGTCTGCCTCTGGGCGGCGGGGACGCGCAGCGAGGAGGCGTTCCGAAAGCTCCGAGAGAGTGACCTAGCGTTGCCGACGCTGTCGGCAGCACTCGAGATGCTCGGTATGGACGAGGACGAAGCGACGACGGCCGCACGAGAAGTACACGCGTGGCGGGAAGACCAGGACGGCGTCACGGTTCGTGGCGACGTCGTGTAATTAATCGATTCCCATCCACTCGCTATCCGCGCGTTCGTGTTGTATCTCCTCGACCGTCAGTCGAAGCGAATCGAGCGCACCGTCCAGAAGCTCGTAATTAGGGCTGATTCGTTCCGCAACCAGATCGTACTCGAGGAGTCCCGCGTCGGCCAGTTTCGGGAGGTGTACGTGACGAAGTTTCGTTTGCACGTCTGTGAGGTCGAGGGGACCGACGACACGATCCGTGAGTGCGGTAGCGAACTCGTCGACGAGAAACGTGCCCGAACGATATCGTGTGGCATATCGGGCGAAAAATCGACGCCACGGATGGGAGAGTACGACGACTGCAGTTTCGAGCAACTCGTCCTCGTCGTGCGATATCATACCAGTATCCGGCATTGTTCACTAGTGGTGAGATCTGTCGGATAAGGCCATCGCGTAAGTATTCACGTCGTTTATAACGTGGCCGTAACCGAGTTATAGTATTGGTTCTTACCAACGGTATCTCGAATGTTGCTCAGTGTTTTTTGGATCGACAACCCAATTTTGCGTCATACGCTTTCAGTTGCGCCGTCCGTAACCGTCCGATGGGAAAAGTCCGACATCACCGTCGATGGTGTCCACCAGTTGCTCGTTTGGGTACACGCCGATGAGTACGAGGCGTTCGAAGCGGGACTCGAGGACGATTCGACGATCGAAGAGCCACACCAAATCGTCTGCTTAGACGACCGTCGACTCTATCGCCTCGAATTGACGTGTGAAGGCCACCAGGCGAGCGTCTATCCGCTCGTCGTCGAGGTCGGTGGGGTACTCCAAGAAGTGACGGCAGATCACGACGGGTGGCGATTTCAGGCGGCATTCCCATCTGAGGACGCCCTCGAGCGCTTCCATCGCTTCTTTCGTGAACGTGATTCTAGCATCGAACTCCGTCGACTGTACGAAGAACGGGAGGCGACCGGGCGAACGCGCTACGGCATAACCGAAGAACAACGCGAACTGCTCGTCGGAGCCGCCGACGAGGGGTATCTGGACATTCCGCGAGCGTGCTCACTCGAGGAACTCGGCGCGGAGTTCGGTATCTCCTCGAACGCGGCCTCCGAGCGCTTTCGGCGCGGCGTGAGCACGCTCGTCGAGAACACGATTCATCCGTCCTCGAGTCCCCATCGATACTGACGGCACGAGTCGGCGTCGAGTACACCTTGCTCGGGCCCAAATTGGGGTCATTGCAGCCGTTTACGAACGCGGAACTCGATCGCCGTCGACGATATCGACGGTCAGTTGATGTCTCGTCGACTGAACCAGTACTGGGCGACGAGCAGACAGGCGAGCGTCATCGCGAGGAGCACGGCGACGTTCGTGAGGTCGTACGTGCTCTCGAGGAGGACCTCGTTCGGATCGAAGTAGCGCATCGGAGCGATCGCCCCAACCGATTCGTAGTCGGTGTCCACGAGCAGCGACTCGAGCATGAAGAGGCCGAACGTGACGCCGAGAGCGATGCGCTGGGCGATGCTCGTACGATCGACGGCGACAGAGGCGATCACGCCGATGCCGGCACAGGCGAACAGGTACGGAATCGAGAGCGCGTGGAGCGCAGCGAGATCCGCGGCAGAGAGCGATTCACCGACGGCCAGTGCGGCCGCGTAGACGACGACCGGCGTGACGACGTTGACGGCGACGATCGGAACGGAAAGCGAGAGGAACTTCTCGGTGACGACGCGAGTCCGGGAGACCGGCATCGAAAGCAGAATATCCATTCGCCCGCGTTCGACGTCGTCCGCGATCGACCCTGCGCCGAGGTAAGCGAGGTAGAGGCCGAGCAGAATAACCCACCCGAAGATGTAGAGTTCGAAGGCGAGAAACCCCTCGAGTGACGTCATCGTCTGAATGTCGAAGAGTTGGATGATCTGATCGGGGTACGCCTGCAGAAACTCCTCGTCGACGTCCTCGAAGGAGTCGCTGAACGAGGGATAGATCCAGATGACGACGACGGCCAAAAGCGACATCGCGATCGAGAGGTAGAAGCTTCCCTTCAGCCGGTGACGGCCATCGTATCGCGCGAGTTCAAGCATCGTCGCTCACCCCGGTTTCAGCCGAGCGGTCCCCCGGACTCGTCTCTTCCGCCGCTCCCTCCCCTTCTTCACCGTAGAATCTCATGAAAACGTCCTCGAGGGGCGCTTCTTCGATCGAGAGATCCTGGAGGGGATACTCGCGAAGGCGCTCGAGTAACGCGTTGACGTCGCCCGTGAACGTAAACGTACACTCGGTGATCGTCGCTTCCGAATCGGCTCCGTCGACACCGTCGCGGTGTCCGTCGAATCCGTTCGACGTCGCCTCGAGGTCGTGAACGCCGTCGATCGCGAACGTCTCGATCGGGATTCCTTCGACGGCACGAACCCGGACGACCTTCCCGCTTCGATCGAGGAGGGATTCCACCGGTTCGACGGCGACGAGACGACCGTTTCGAATAATCCCGACACGATCACAGAGCCGTCTGACTTCGCCGAGCACGTGCGAGGAGAAAAAGACGGTCACGCCCCGCTGGCGCTCGCTTCGTAGAAACTCGGCGAATCGGTGTTGCATCAGCGGATCGAGGCCGCTCGTGGGTTCGTCAAGAATCACGAGCTCCGGTTCGTGCATGAACGTCGTCACCAGCCCGAGTTTTCGAACGTTTCCGTGTGAGTACTCGCGGACGAGCCGATCGAGCGGCGGATCGAACAACTCGAGGAGGTCGTCGCTGCGTTCGTCGCCGGTGATCGAGGCGTGTAACTCGAGGATCTCTCGCCCGGTCGCGGTTTCGTCGAACGCCGGAGTGTCGGGGAGGTAGCCGAGTTTTCGTTTTGCTTCGATAAGTTCGGCTTCGTCCGTTACGTCGTGACCGAGCAATCGACCCGTGCCGGACGTCGGCGAGAGTAAGCCTAGGAGCGTGCGTATCGTCGTGGTCTTCCCGGCACCGTTTGGCCCGAGGTAGCCAAAAATTTCGCCGCGCTCGACGCTGAACGTCACGTCGTCGTTCGCGCGAACGTCTCCGTAGTGTTTCGACAACCCCTCGAGTTCGATCGCAGCCATACTTCGCCTACGGTTCCCGTTCACATGTATCCTGACACTCGTTCAGTCCTGAGTTACTCGAGTCGCTGACGACAACAACGGCTATAACCTGCTAGCTCACTTTTCGAGTATGAACGATTCGTCGGTCCTCGAGTGGGTTCGCTCACCACAGGTCGCGTTGCTCGCGAACGTCGCCCTCGTCATGACGGGGTCGGTGCTCGCCCTGCTCGCACTCGTCGATATCGTCACCGGAATCATCCTCGTCTCCATCGGCTTCGTCGGCATCGCAGCGTCGTTACTCGGACAACGCGAAACGCAGACGAACGGGTAAACCCCGGCAGTGACGTTAGACGCGACCGACGGTGACGTAGAACGGAACGGATTCGCTGCGGCGATACGCGCGGTCGTCCATCTGCTCGACGACGGTTCGGCCCATCTCTCGCCACGCACCGCGCAACTCGTCGTATTCGGGTTCGGTCAGCGGTCCCGACAGGAGCGTCTCGCGGTCGTCGGCCAATCCCGCCCCGGTCGCTTTTCGTCGCGCCGCGAGCAGCGCTCCCTCGCTGTAGGGCGGTTCGACCGTTCGAACGTGATCGTAGCGTCGCGTTTCACACACGTCGAGTCCGGCGGTCTCGAACGCCTCACGCGCGTCGGCACCTAACGCGACGTCGGTCGAGACGCCCGCCAGATAGGCCCGTCTGGCCCGTCGTTCGAGAGAATCTTCCGCGGGCACGCTCGAGTCGAGGCTCACGTCGGCGTTGTTCGGTTCGACGGCCGCGACCAGGTCGCGTGAGACACGGGCGAACTCGGCGAGTGCGGCCGTCGGATCCGGCAGGTTGATCAACAGCGCCTGACAGACGACGAGGTCGAACGTGTCGTCGGGGAACGGCAACTCGAGTGCGTTCCCCGCGAGAAACGAACTCGAGTCGGCCCCGCGCTCGGCGGCCACCTCGAGTAAATCCGTATCGACGTCACAGCCGACGAGGGTTGCCCCAGAGGCCATCTCCGTACGCAACACGCGGCTCAACTCGCCGGTTCCACAACCCACATCGAGAATTCGGTCGTGGGACTCGAGCGAGAGGGTCTCGAGCGCTTCGCGAGAGTCGTCCCACATGCCCTCGCGGGTTCGGCGGAGGTAGTCCTCGGAGAACTCGCGCACGGCCGGGAATTCGGGAGTCGTGAGTAAAAACGGGTCGGTTCGGAGTCGGTTCGGAGTCGGTTCCAGAGGCAAGTGCGGTATCGCCTCGGCTAGCGAGCAGCGATCAGTCAGGGGATTCCTCGCGGTGGCCCCGATAGTCGTCCCTGACGGTCGAGCCGATCACGAGCGCGGCCCCGATGATCACGAGGTTCTTGACGATGTATTGGCCCTCCACCGTGAGCGCGTAGGGGAACGAGACGAACACCACGTCCGGGAGGAGAACGATCGGCAAAAAGGTCCCCGGGAGCTGGAAGAAGAGGAGGAAGAGCCCCACTCGGATCAGCGGGCGATAGAGGAGACACAACCCGATCAGAACCTCCCAAACGCCGAGGATCGGAACGAAGAGGTCCGCCGGAACCAGATAGACGGTCGCGGCGACGAGATCTCCCGCCGGTGACACCTCGAAGATCTTGAGCGCGCCGAACCAGATGAAGACGATCGCGACCGCGCCCCGCAGTATCGTCATTCCCCAGCGGTCCATCTGGGCTGCGATCGCGGCGTCGAGTTCGTCGAATTTTCGTCGGTATCGTCGCGCCCGCTCGCTCGTGAGCGTAGGTAACACGGTAATCTGCTACGTGTACGGTATCCAGCCGTGATAAACCCTCTCGCCGACAAGGCCAGGCCGAACCGTTCGGCGCTCACTCGAGCACACAGCCGCGTCGTAGCGTTACGGTCGTCAAATCAGTCCTCAGATTCGTCAGGTCAGCCGTCGACCGGCAACTCAGCCGTCTTCTCGGAGTTCTTTGACTTTCTCGATGTTCCAAGCGAAGCCGCGGCCGTCCTCGGTCGGCGTCTCGAGTGCGAACGGCAACTCGCGGAGGTCGGGGTGGTTCACGATGGCTTTCATGCCGTCCTCGCCGATGTAGCCCTCGCCGATGTGGGCGTGTTCGTCTTTGTGCGTGCCCACGTCGTGTTTCGAGTCGTTGAGGTGGATGTACTCGAGGTGCTCGAGGCCGACCTCGTCGTCGAAACGGCCGACCGTCTCGTCGACGGCCTCGGGCGTCGTGAGGTCGTTGCCCGCGACGAGCGTGTGCGCGGTGTCGATGCAGATGCCGATATCGGTCTCGGTACGGTCGATGATACCCGCGAGTTCGGAGAACTCGCCGCCGAGTTTCGTCCCGCTGCCGGCGTCGGATTCGATGAGGATCTGAACACCCTCGGGAACGTCGAGTTCGTCGATGAGACTCGCCGCGTTGTCGAGGCCGCCTTCGACGCCGGCACCCGTGTGCGCGCCGAGGTGGACGTTGACGTACGGAATGTCCAGTCGCTCGGCGGCGTCGAGTTCCGCCTGCATGCTCTCTTTGGACTTCCGTCGGAGGTCGTCTTTGGGGGTACAGAGGTTGACCAGATAGGACGAGTGGATGACCCACGGCCCCTCGAGTTCGTCGTCGGTTTCCGCTTGAAAGCCTGAGGCAGCCTCGTCGCTGATCTCGGGTTGTGCCCAGACCTGCGGCGAGGTGGTAAAGACCTGGCCGCAGTTGCCGCCGAAGGCGAGTTGTCGGTGGACCGCGTTCCGAATGTCGTCGTAGGGCGGTGTTTCGTCGTCGGACGAGACGCGCGAGCCGGAGATGGATACGTGTGCGCCGACCTTCATGGTCACCTGTCAGTACCGGTTCGTGATAGGGATACTGATTTCTGGAACCGCTGGAGGATCGTTCGACGCGCCATTCCTAAGAGTAGTGTCAACGGTGGTAAGAGCGAATAGCCGATTCCCATCGTAATAGAAACGGACGACGCTTCACTTCCCTGCGATTCGTACGTTCACTCGATGTCGTTGAGTGAGATTCTCAATGGAGAGAATATGACTGGAAAACAGGCGGCCACGGTATTCTTCCTGTGGCTCGGGTTAGTACTGACTGCCGGCTTCTTGCTCGTTCTTACTGTCCCGTAATCCGGTCGGCCCGCCTTTAGAAGGCGAGCGCCGTTCGCGAATCCGCTCGTGTTCCGCTTCACAGGTATCGTACACGAAAACCACCCCTTTCACTGAAACATGGACTCATCACCGGACATCCTGAAACGCTTCGATATCGACGCGACAGACGCGGTCGTGAAAGCACACCTGCAGACGGCATTCGTCGACCACCCGACGCGAGGGCCGTACGTCACCTCTCGGAAGTTGTACGAGGACGTCGAAGGAGAGATCGACGACCGGTTCTCGGTCGAACTCTTCGGCATGTTCTGTGAGAGCCGATCGTACCTGGAACGGTGGTCGCGCGGATACAGCGGCGCGTACCGCTACCGAATCATCGAGTCCGAACTCGAGTAGTCGCCAGTAGCCGTCGTTCGTGCCATGGTCCCTCGTAGCAACCCGCTACCGGAAGGAAACGCGTTTAGTGAGGGCGGACGAGAGACGGCTAATGAGCAAGAGTTACCGGATCGGACTCGTCGGCAAACCCTCCGTCGGCAAGTCCTCCTTTTTCAACGCCGCGACAATGAACGACGTGCCCGAGGGTGCCTACCCCTTCACGACCATCGACCCGAGCGTCGGCGAGGCCTACGTTCGCGTCGAGTGTGCGGCCCCCGAATTCGACGAGGAGTGTACGCCGAACGTCGGCTACTGCCAGCACGGCACCCGATTCGTTCCGACGAAACTCGTCGACGTCGCTGGGTTGATCCCCGGCGCTCACGAAGGCAACGGGCTTGGCAATCAGTTCCTCTCGGATCTCAACGAGACCGACGTGCTCGTCCACGTCGTCGACTTCTCGGGGGAGACCGACCTCGAGGGCGAACCCACCGAGGGTCACGACCCGCGCGACGACATCGCCTTCCTCGAGGAGGAACTCGACCAGTGGTACCTCGGCGTCCTCGAGAAGGGGATCAATAGGTACGAATCCGGGTATACGACCGAAGACGACGCCATCGAGGAAGAGCTCGCCGAACAGATGAGCGCGTTCAAGACGAACGAAGACGAGATCAAGCGACTGATCCGGCGGACGGACGTCGGTTTCGAACCCGAGGAGTGGGGCGACGAGGACAAACTCGAGTTGGCCCGCGAAGTTCGAAAGGAGACCAAGCCCATGGTCATCGCGGCGAACAAGATGGACACGCCCGAGGCACAGGACAACTACGAGGAGATTACGGGCGACCCCGACTACGAGCACCTGACGATCGTCCCCTGTAGCGCACACGCCGAGAAAGCGCTCAAATCGGCCGAGAAAGCCGGCGTTATCGACTATCGACCCGGCGACGACGACTTCGAGATTCTGGACGATGTCTCGAGCGACCAAGAAGACGGCTTAGAGCAGATCCGCGACTTCCTCGACGCCTACGGCGCGACGGGCGTGCAGGCGGCCCTCGAGACCGCGCTCTTCGACGTGCTCGGTGTGACGCCGGTGTTCCCCGGTGGTGCGAACGGATTGGGGAACGAACGAGGCGAGGTGCTTCCCGACTGCTACCTGATCCCGCCGAACTCGAGTGCGGAGGACTTCGCGTACAGCCTGCACTCCGA includes:
- a CDS encoding helix-turn-helix domain-containing protein, translating into MLLSVFWIDNPILRHTLSVAPSVTVRWEKSDITVDGVHQLLVWVHADEYEAFEAGLEDDSTIEEPHQIVCLDDRRLYRLELTCEGHQASVYPLVVEVGGVLQEVTADHDGWRFQAAFPSEDALERFHRFFRERDSSIELRRLYEEREATGRTRYGITEEQRELLVGAADEGYLDIPRACSLEELGAEFGISSNAASERFRRGVSTLVENTIHPSSSPHRY
- a CDS encoding ABC transporter ATP-binding protein, with the translated sequence MAAIELEGLSKHYGDVRANDDVTFSVERGEIFGYLGPNGAGKTTTIRTLLGLLSPTSGTGRLLGHDVTDEAELIEAKRKLGYLPDTPAFDETATGREILELHASITGDERSDDLLELFDPPLDRLVREYSHGNVRKLGLVTTFMHEPELVILDEPTSGLDPLMQHRFAEFLRSERQRGVTVFFSSHVLGEVRRLCDRVGIIRNGRLVAVEPVESLLDRSGKVVRVRAVEGIPIETFAIDGVHDLEATSNGFDGHRDGVDGADSEATITECTFTFTGDVNALLERLREYPLQDLSIEEAPLEDVFMRFYGEEGEGAAEETSPGDRSAETGVSDDA
- a CDS encoding DUF7344 domain-containing protein, with protein sequence MPDTGMISHDEDELLETAVVVLSHPWRRFFARYATRYRSGTFLVDEFATALTDRVVGPLDLTDVQTKLRHVHLPKLADAGLLEYDLVAERISPNYELLDGALDSLRLTVEEIQHERADSEWMGID
- a CDS encoding alpha/beta fold hydrolase, whose product is MRHRIFNEDGESELVFVMGWGNRWTHENVSWLIGKLTDAGYRVHAFELPTNIGDFKADWLEPIAEYVVEFDEEYQLLGHSAGALVAQALDGAENHVYLSPWWGYSDAYPEPVLEAVSKVPTTLPCLPVDEMDREALGELATDHQIATTPSWVSPAFVRETRLAQQDLLTIDHDAVVFCSLRDPVVSLRPIGTRVPAEHVVLYDGGHELFSSASRERHIDTLLAALEDGAAVVEESDDTDEQAHVTA
- a CDS encoding class I SAM-dependent methyltransferase is translated as MREFSEDYLRRTREGMWDDSREALETLSLESHDRILDVGCGTGELSRVLRTEMASGATLVGCDVDTDLLEVAAERGADSSSFLAGNALELPFPDDTFDLVVCQALLINLPDPTAALAEFARVSRDLVAAVEPNNADVSLDSSVPAEDSLERRARRAYLAGVSTDVALGADAREAFETAGLDVCETRRYDHVRTVEPPYSEGALLAARRKATGAGLADDRETLLSGPLTEPEYDELRGAWREMGRTVVEQMDDRAYRRSESVPFYVTVGRV
- a CDS encoding deoxyribonuclease IV, with amino-acid sequence MKVGAHVSISGSRVSSDDETPPYDDIRNAVHRQLAFGGNCGQVFTTSPQVWAQPEISDEAASGFQAETDDELEGPWVIHSSYLVNLCTPKDDLRRKSKESMQAELDAAERLDIPYVNVHLGAHTGAGVEGGLDNAASLIDELDVPEGVQILIESDAGSGTKLGGEFSELAGIIDRTETDIGICIDTAHTLVAGNDLTTPEAVDETVGRFDDEVGLEHLEYIHLNDSKHDVGTHKDEHAHIGEGYIGEDGMKAIVNHPDLRELPFALETPTEDGRGFAWNIEKVKELREDG
- a CDS encoding DUF7095 family protein; its protein translation is MTGFTRHDAVDRLETLVDTVEDERMPVPVREVWAVGDVALGLDPVERLDVYLTKDILLRDESAADDVLESASPPKANSVEGVGKSVRADWAAEHPEYLRANANGHAAPEQCLAAHLLEDEEPIHLEVCNASFEDNVTQRLRGAKLREDYTQLLDPRGVCLWAAGTRSEEAFRKLRESDLALPTLSAALEMLGMDEDEATTAAREVHAWREDQDGVTVRGDVV
- a CDS encoding ABC transporter permease subunit, producing the protein MLELARYDGRHRLKGSFYLSIAMSLLAVVVIWIYPSFSDSFEDVDEEFLQAYPDQIIQLFDIQTMTSLEGFLAFELYIFGWVILLGLYLAYLGAGSIADDVERGRMDILLSMPVSRTRVVTEKFLSLSVPIVAVNVVTPVVVYAAALAVGESLSAADLAALHALSIPYLFACAGIGVIASVAVDRTSIAQRIALGVTFGLFMLESLLVDTDYESVGAIAPMRYFDPNEVLLESTYDLTNVAVLLAMTLACLLVAQYWFSRRDIN
- a CDS encoding redox-regulated ATPase YchF; the encoded protein is MSKSYRIGLVGKPSVGKSSFFNAATMNDVPEGAYPFTTIDPSVGEAYVRVECAAPEFDEECTPNVGYCQHGTRFVPTKLVDVAGLIPGAHEGNGLGNQFLSDLNETDVLVHVVDFSGETDLEGEPTEGHDPRDDIAFLEEELDQWYLGVLEKGINRYESGYTTEDDAIEEELAEQMSAFKTNEDEIKRLIRRTDVGFEPEEWGDEDKLELAREVRKETKPMVIAANKMDTPEAQDNYEEITGDPDYEHLTIVPCSAHAEKALKSAEKAGVIDYRPGDDDFEILDDVSSDQEDGLEQIRDFLDAYGATGVQAALETALFDVLGVTPVFPGGANGLGNERGEVLPDCYLIPPNSSAEDFAYSLHSDIGDGFLHAIDCRSNRQLGKDYEVESRDVIEIITTN
- the ncsA gene encoding tRNA 2-thiolation protein NcsA, giving the protein MDCNRCGEDAIMHAAYSGAHLCTDHFRESVEKRVRRRVRRDDLVPHEATPENPQTWVIGLSGGKDSVVLTQILSETFADDPRIELVGLTIHEGIEGYRDKSLEACVDLTEDLEIPHEVVSYEEEFGIQMDDVVEDDPENMAACAYCGVFRRDVLSRYADELEADLLLTGHNLDDEAQTALMNFLEGDVEQVAKHFDASLGPLSERDEQDEFVPRAKPLRDVPEKEVALYAHVNDLPAHITECPHSSEAYRGEIQQLLYDLEENHPGTRHSILSGYEELGAITSEEFSGEDGADLRNCAECGSTTTREICRKCSLLESLV